The genomic interval AGGCCGTCTCGCCCGCCACCTGAACTTCGTCGATCTCCTTGCTGTAGAGATCGCGAATCGACCGCTTGATGAGGTTGCCTTCCTCGTAGACCAGCGCCGGGGCGGTGGACTGCAGCGTGAGGTCGCGCACATTCTCCCAGAGCCGGAGCAGATATTCGAAGTCGCGTTTGATCTCCGCCTTGGTGCGGCTGGCGCCGGCCGTGCGGATGATCAGGCCCATGCCCTCGGGCACGTCCAGTTCGTCCACGATCTGGCGCAGGCGCTTGCGGTCGGCGGGCGATGCAATCTTGCGCGATATGCCGCCGCCCGAAGCGGTGTTCGGCATCAGGACGGTATAGCGTCCGGCGAGTGACAGATAGGTCGTCAGGGCCGCGCCCTTGTTGCCACGCTCTTCCTTCACGACCTGTACGAGCAGGATCTGGCGCCGGCGGATCACCTCCTGAATCTTGTAATTGCGCCGGCGTTTGCGGGGGCGACGCTGCGGCACCTCCTCTAGCGCGTCGCCGGAGCCGACGGCCTCGACATCCTCGCCTTCCTTCACCGGACGCCGGTCACCGTTGGCGTCCTCATCGGGCGCGGTCTCCGCCTCGCGCAATGCCTCGGCGTCCAGCGTCTCATCCGGGCCGCTATCTTCTTCTTCGAGCGCGTCCTGGGTCAGCGCCTCCAGCCGCTCGGTCAGACGCTGCTTCTTCGCGGCGTGAACCTCCGGCGGGATTTCATCGGCAGCTTCCTCCGCCCGGGAGACCGCGGCGGCCAGTTCCTCGGAGATTTCCGGCGGCAAAACACCGTCGAGCGCCATCTCCCCGGCCTCTTCCCGCGCGCCGGGCTCGCTGTCCGCCTCTGCCTGCTCGCTGTCGCCGTTTTCGGCGACGGCGTCGTCGCCGCCGCTGTTGGCGGACGCGCGCGAAAGCTGGGCCTCTTCCTCAAGCAGCGCCCGGCGATCAGCGACCGGGATCTGATAATAGTCCGGGTGAATTTCGTTAAAGGCAAGGAAGCCGTGGCGGTTCCCGCCATAGTCCACGAAGGCGGCCTGAAGAGATGACTCAACCCGCGTTATCTTCGCCAAGTAGATGTTGCCACGCAGTTGCTTGCGCGAAGCTGATTCAAAGTCGAATTCCTCGACACGGTCGCCGCGCAGAACGACAACCCGGGTCTCTTCCGGGTGCGCGGCGTCGATGAGCATCTTGTTTCCCATTGTAATCTGTCTCCGGCGCGCGCAATGCCTCACCGCGCCGAGCCGTCTCGATCAGAGCCGGTTCGCGCTGACACGGGGAGCGCGCACTTGATCCAAGCGTCGGAACCCGCTCGGCGACCGGACTCACTCTGCAGCTGAACACAACAGGCCCAGCGCCCGCGTCTCGGGCGGACCTGTCAGCAGCTCTCGTTCCGGTCATGATCGGGTAAAGCATTGCGACGCGATTCGTGTGTTGCCTCTCCAGCCTTTGCTCATGCTGCGCAGCGGGCGCCCGTTCGATGAGCCCATCCTCGCAGCGGCGTCAAAGACCAACCCTTGCGTTTCCTGCGCCAAAAACTTCGGCGCGAAACATGTTCGGGCGGAAATCGTCCGACCCGTTTTCCGCCGCCAACCGCGATGGATCAGTGGCGGGAATTCTCATTCACCTGTCGAGGGCACCGGACATCCTCCGCCGGTCCCTCGGCGAAACCCTTGCGATGTTTCAGGCCGCAGCTTCGTGCCGCTTGGTGGCATCAGCCGCGTGCCGCACTGCCTTGGGCGCCTGTGAACGACGCGCCGCTTTGCGAGTGCCCGCCGCGAATGGCGATGTCCGATCGATCCCGACGAGAAGCGCCACTCACATCCTGCGACTCAGCAAGGAAATGGTAACATGGCGCCAGCCGTGCCGAAATCTTGACCGCGGGCATTCCCGGGCGTTGTTCAGCCCTTTTCTTCTTAAACGTGTAAGCTGCTTCCAGCAAGCGACTCGTAACGGCACCGCCTTAATCGCGTTAAAAACGAAAGATAGCGTTAACCAACAATGGGGGCGCCGAAACGCTTGAGATTCATTTGCGTCCGTGGCCTCTTGTGCCGGCGGCGTTTCCCTTGTGGCGTTGACCGGAACGATCCGGCAGCGTCAGGTCTACAGATCATGCGAGGGCGACTCATGAGGCGGTTCGGCCTGAGAGCAGCAAACATCGCACCAATCCGGGCTTTGCAGCAGCTTTCCGGCACCTGTCTTGCGGCACTGGTGCTGTTCAGTTGCCTTGCCGCCGGGGCGCTTGCCGACCCGGTCGCCAAGGATGCCCGCGTGGGCGGCGACCTGCGCAAGACGCGCTTCGTGGCCGACCTGTCCAAGCCGGTGGATTTCCGCGTTTTCACGCTGGCCAATCCGTACCGCGTGGTCGTCGATCTGCCGGAAGTCAACTTCCAGATGCCGCCAAAGCTCGGCACCGAGGGCCGCGGCCTCATCAGCGCGTTTCGCTACGGCCTGTTCAGTCCAGGCAAATCCCGAATTGTCATAGATGTGGTGAAGCCCGTCGCGGTTGAGAAGGCTTTTGTTCAAGAGGCCGCCAACGGGAACCCGGCGCGGCTGGTCATCGACCTCGCCGCCATCACCTCAAAGGAATTCGCCAAGCGGACCGGCGAAATGACCATCGTCGGCGAGCCGCCCCAGCAACGCCAGCAGCGCAGTCAACCCGATCCGTTTGACAAGACCGAACGCGACCAGCGCAAAGCAAAACCCGTCGTCGTCCTCGACCCCGGTCATGGCGGCGTCGACCCCGGGGCGATCGGCAAGGGCGGAACGATGGAAAAAGAGGTGGTGCTCGCCTTTGCCCGCACTTTCAAAAAGAAACTCGATGCCATCGGCAAGTTCGACGTGTTCCTGACCCGCGAAGATGACATCTTCATTCCGCTGGCCGAGCGCGTGGACATCGCGCATCACCATAATGCCGACCTGTTCATCTCGATCCATGCAGACGCGCTGGCCGACCGCTACGCCAAACTCGTGCGCGGCGCGACAATCTACACGTTGTCCGAAGAAGCCTCCGACGAACAGGCGCGGCTCCTGGCGGCGAAGGAAAACAGCGCCGACCTCATCGCCGGCATGCAGCTTGACGAGGCCCAGGACGAGGTCAGCATGATCCTGCTCGACCTGATGCGGCGGGAGACCAAGAACTATTCAATCGCCTTCGGCCGCACAATGTTGACAAAATTGAAGGGCCATATGGTTCTCAACAAGAAGCCGATGCGATCCGCGGATTTCCGCGTCTTGCGCGCGCCCGACATCCCCTCGGTGCTGCTTGAATTGGGCTACTTGACCAATCCGAAGGATGAAAAACTGCTGAAATCAGCCGAATGGCGCGGACAAGTTGCCGAGCGGATGGCGCGCGCGGTCGAAGCGTTCTTCAGCCAGCGTGAGGTACGCCTACCCTATTAGCCAGCGCGGATGGGCAAAAATCTGCGCCGCACATGGCGAATGGAGGCCGAAACGATTAGAAGGGTGAGTCGGGCACGGCAGCGATTCGACCTCCTCTGGCGCCCCTGCGCGCCCGGATCGCCGCCATGGAAGAGATCAGCAGTCGAGAGGATGTCGCGCAACGATGCCTTTTAACCTGAGCGTTCAGCCGCCGCGGCGGCCCAAGCGACGCAAGAGCATCATGCTGCGTCTGTTCGGCTTCATGTTCACCGCCGGGGTCATCGTCTTCCTGGCCGCCTCCGCCATCGCGGCATACATCCTCTGGCAGTTCTCCCAGGATCTGCCCGACTACGAGGCGCTCGCCAATTATGAGCCGAAAGTGATGACCCGGCTGCACGCCAATGACGGCCGGCTGATCGCCGAGTACGCGCGCGAGGAGCGGCTCTATGTGCCAGTCGAGACCGTCCCGGATGTGGCCATCCACGCCTTTCTCTCGGCCGAGGACAAGAATTTCTTCGAGCATGGCGGCATCGACATCCCGGCGATCATGCGTGCGGTCGTCACGAACATCCGGAACTACATGAACAACCGCCGCCTCGTCGGCGCTTCGACGATCACGCAGCAGGTCGCCAAGAACTTCCTGCTCAGCAACGAGCGCAGCCTGGAGCGGAAGATCAAGGAGGCGATGCTCGCCATCCGTATGGAGCGCGCCTTCGACAAGGGCAAGATCCTCGAACTCTACCTCAACGAGATCTATTTCGGCATGGGCTCCTACGGCATCGCTGCCGCCTCTCTCAACTATTTCGGCAAGGAGTTGCACGAGCTTCAGGTTCACGAGGCGGCCTATCTCGCCGCCTTGCCGAAAGCGCCGAACAACTATCACCCGTTTCGTGACACGGAGCGCGCGATCGCGCGGCGTAACTGGGTGATCGACCAGATGCGCGAGAACGGCTACATCAGCGCCGAGCAGGCCGAGGCGGCGAAGGCACGCGGGTTGGAGGTGAACCCAAGGCCATTCCGCGGAAACGTCTTCGCCGGCGAGTATTTCGCCGAAGAGGTGCGGCGCACGCTGGTGGCGCGCTACGGCGAGGAAGGCCTGTACGGCGGCGGCCTGTCGGTGCGCACCACCCTCGACCCGGAACTGCAGGTCCTGGCGCGCAAGGCCCTGCGCGAGGGGCTCGTCGCCTATGATCGCCGGCACGGTTATCGCGGACCTGTCGACACCATGGACCCATCCGGCGACTGGGGCAGGAAGCTGGCCGAGAAGGATGTGCTCGGCGATATCGAGCCCTGGCGGATGGCCGTCGTGCTTGAGGTCACGGACGACCAGGCCGTGGCAGGCCTGCGCCCACGCCGTACCAAGACGGGCGAACTGGAAGAAAAGCGCCGCACGGTGACCGTCCCGTTCTCGGAGATCGAATGGGCGCGTGAGCAGGTCATGAGGAACCAGGTCCCCACGCGCGGGCCAAAGGTCAGCTCGGCCAAGGACGTCCTGAGCGTTGGCGATGTTGTTTACCTGGCGCCCCCAAGAGTTACTGGGGAAAGTGCAGACGCAGAGGAGAACCTCGCCGAGGTCAAGGAAATCGCCGGCTTTCGCGTCCGCCCCGGGGCCGAGGATGGCTGGCGGCTGATGCAGGTGCCGGAGGTCGGCGGCGCGCTCACGGTCATGGACCCGCACACCGGGCGCGTGCTCGCCCATGTGGGCGGCTTCAGCTTTGACAAGAGCCAGTTCGACCGCGGCATCCAGGCGCTGCGTCAGCCCGGCTCGGCCTTCAAGCCGTTCGTCTATGCCGCCGCGCTCGACAATGGTTACACGCCCTCCAGCATCGTGCTGGATGCTCCCATTGCGATCGAGCAGCCGGGTGAACAGGGGCTGTGGCGACCGAAGAACTATGGCGACAAGTTTTATGGTCCGTCGACGCTACGGCTCGGCGTCGAGAAGTCGCGCAATCTCATGACCGTGCGGCTGGCGCAGGATGTCGGCATGCCGATCATTCGCGAATACGCGCGGCGTTTTGGCATCTATGACGACCTGATGCCGGTGCTGTCGATGGCGCTGGGCGCGGGCGAGACCAGCCTCATGCGCATGGTTGCCGGATACAGCATGCTTGTGAATGGCGGCAACAAGATCACGCCGACCATGATCGACCGCATCCAGAACCGCTATGGCGAGACGATCTGGCGTCATGACCAGCGCGACTGCATCGGCTGTCAGGCGGAAGCCTGGCTGGGACAGCAGGAGCCCGAACTGATTGACAACCGCGAGCGCGTGATCGACGCCATGACTGCTTATCAGATGGTCTCGATCCTTGAAGGCGTTGTGAAGCGCGGGACGGGGTACCGCGCCAAGAAGATCGGCAAGCCGGTGGCCGGTAAGACGGGCACGACCAACGACGAAAAGGACGCCTGGTTCATCGGCTTCACGCCCGACCTCGCGGCTGGCGTCTTCGTCGGCTTCGATACGCCCCGCCCGATGGGGCGCGGCGAGACAGGCGGTGGCGTCGCCTCGCCCATCTTCACCGACTTCATGCAGATGGCTCTGAAGGACAAGCCGGCAGTGCCGTTCCGCGCGCCGGAGGGCATCAAGCTGATCCGCGTGAACGCCAAGACGGGTCTGCGTGCGCAGCCGGACGACGAGAATGTCATCATGGAGGCGTTCAAGCCGGGCAACGAGCCGCCGGACCCCTTCTCCTATGTCGGCTATCCGAGTGCCTTCGCGCCGGGTGCCGAGGGCGAAGGTGCACGTCCTGAGGCTGGCGGGCTGTACTGACAAACCCGGCAGCGCGCCCTACATTCAATGGCAAAGGCGGCACGCCCGCCGCTGGAACATTCACTGATTGCGGGAGGTTTGCATGCGTGCGGAAGCGCAAGCCGTTGTCGACGATATCCGCGAGTCGCTCGCCCTGATACGGAGGCATCTTTGACTGGGATGCTGCCCAGGAACGCCTGAACGAGCTGAACGCGGAGGTCGAGAACCCCGAGTTGTGGAACGACGCCGAGCGCGCGCAGAAGATCATGCGCGAGCGCCAGACCCTTGAGTCCGCGCTCAACACTTACGCCTCACTCGAACAGCGCCTCAGGGACAATATCGAACTGATAGAGATGGCCGAGGCCGAAGGCGAGGACGAGGTCATCTCCGATGCGCAAGCCGCGCTGGAAACCCTGCGCCAGGACGTGCAGAAGCAGGAGGTCGAGGCCCTGCTCTCCGGCGAGGCCGACGCCAATGACTGCTACGTCGAAATCCATTCCGGGGCCGGCGGCACGGAAAGCCAGGACTGGGCGCAGATGCTGATGCGCATGTACATGCGCTGGGCCGAAAGCCGCGGCTACAAGGTGGAAGTGGTCGAATATCAAGACGGCGAGGAAGCCGGCATCAAGTCCGCGACGCTGCAGGTCCAGGGTCACAACGCCTATGGCTGGTTGAAAACCGAGTCCGGCGTCCACCGGCTGGTCCGCATTTCACCGTTCGATTCGAATGCGCGCCGGCACACCAGCTTTGCATCGGTATGGACCTACCCCGTGATCGATGACAACATCGAGATCGAGGTCAACGAGAGCGACTGCCGTATCGACACCTATCGCGCCAGCGGCGCCGGAGGCCAGCACGTCAACACGACGGACAGCGCGGTGCGCATCACCCACCAGCCGACCGGCATTGTCGTCCAGTGCCAGAACGAACGCTCGCAGCACAAGAACCGCGCTGCCGCCTGGGCGATGTTGCGCTCGCGGCTCTACGAGATGGAGTTGCAAAAGCGGGAGGAAGCCGCCCATGCCGAATCCGCGTCGAAAACCGATATCGGCTGGGGGCACCAGATCCGCTCCTACGTGCTGCAACCCTATCAGCTCGTGAAGGATTTGCGCACGGGGCTGGAGAATACCAATCCGTCAGCGGTGCTGGATGGCGAGATCACACCTTTCATCGAGGCGGCGCTCGCACAGCGCGTGAAGGGCGGCGCGGAAGCCGAGACCGCGGAGGCGGAATAACGCGCTGCCCTAGCGTGCGGCAAGGCGACGGCGAAAATCGCCGATATGCGCGACGAGAGCTACCGTGAGGAAAAGCGCGATCCACGGCCACCCTGCCCCCGTCAGAGCGGCGCGCAGCGCGAGCAGCAGGCAAGCGCCAGCGCCCAGATTCCAGGCGATGTCCGCGAGGGGAAACGAACGGCCCTGCGCGCGCCGATACGCCCACAGCCCCAGCGCTTCAAGCGCCATGAGCGCCAGCGCGATATCCACGACCCGCCCGGAGGCGAACAGCGCTTCGACCGCGCCCATCGCTCAGAATGGCCCGTTCAGCTGGACGATCTGGTAGTTCACCACACCGGCGAACGCGACCCAGAGCAGATACGGTACGATCAGCGCGCCCGCGAGCTTCGAAAACCGGCCGAGGTAGACAAGCAACGCGAGCACCGACAACCATAGGAAGACCACCTCGATCAGCGCCCAGTCCGGCCGCTGCAGCCGGAAAAACAGCACCGTCCAGAGCACGTTCAGCGTGCCGTTCAGCGCGAACAGGCCGATGATCCATTCCCGACTCACGCCATCAGCCGCGCGCCACGCCGTCACGCCCGCCAGCGCGGCAAGCGCGAAGATGATCGTCCACGCGGGGCCGAAGGCCCAGTCAGGCGGCTGGAAGGAAGGCTTCTCAAGGCTCTGATACCACGGCCCGATGTCGGTCATTGTACTGCCGAGCACAGCCACGACCACGGCCGCCGCCCCCGCCGCCAGCACCTGCGTCCACAGCGCGGACATCCGCGTCGCACGATCCGTCATGGATTCACGATCCGCAACAGGTGCGCCATGTCCTTGAAGAAGATGCGCACATGCGCAATCGGGTTCGCCCGCACCAGCTTCTTGTTCATGTAGGCCTGCCAGGTCAGGCGCTGCACGTCGCGATCCGCGCAGATGTTGACGAAGCGCTCCCGCCGTCCGTCATCGCGGTACCAGAAGTGCTGCATGATGCCGAGAATCCGAAACACCATGCCGTGCTCCTTCATGAAGCGTTTGCGCGCCTGGCGCAGGACCCTGGCATCGCCCGTGCGCACGAATACGCCGGCCGTCTCCGCCGCGCGGCGGCCGCAGGTCATGGCGTAGAAAATGCCCTCCCCTGACGCGGGTGCGACCACGCCCGCCGCATCGCCGACCAGCAACACGTCCTGGCCATTATCCCACCGTTTCAGGGGCTGGAGCGGGATTGGCGCGCCTTCGCAGCGGATCGTTTCGACGCCTTCCAGCCCCGACTTCTGGCGCAGCGAAGCCGTGGCCCCGCGCAAGGAAAAGCCCTTCTGCGCGCTGCCCACGCCGACGCTTGTGCATTTGCCATGGGGGAAAATCCAGCCGTAGAAGTCCGGCGAAACCTCACCCTGGTAATAGACGTCGCAGCGGCTGCCATCGAAGTTCTCGCCGTTCGCGGGCGAGCGGACGATCTCGTGATAGGCAAAGACACACTTATTGTTTTCGCCGCCCGTAACTTCCTGCTTGGCGACCGCCGAGCGCGCACCGTCCGCGCCGATGACCAGCCGGGCGCGCACCGTCTCCCGCGCGTCGTTCAGCGCCCCCTTTGGCGCGAAATGCACCGTGGCGTAGCCGTCGCCCTCCCGCGTGATCTGCTTGAAGCTGCCAGTAAAGCGCGTGGCACCGTTGCGCGCGGCGCGGTCGCGCAGCCACTCGTCGAACTCCTCGCGGTCAACCATGCCGACGAAGCCGCCGATGTCCATGTCCACCGCCTTCTTTGACGGCGCCACCATGCGCGCGGTCGTCGCACGCGCGACCATCAGATGCTCGGGAATGGCGAAATCGCGCAGCAGCTTGGGCGGGATCGCCCCGCCACACGGTTTGATGCGCCCGCCCCGGTCGATCAGAGCCACGCTGTACCCATCACGGGCCAGATCATTGGCCGCCGTCGCGCCCGCCGGACCGCCACCAACCACAACAACGTCGAAAGTCTGACACTCTGACATGGGTTTCACCTTCCGCTTGCGTCTGCGAGGTAGCCTTCCCCTGCGGCGAAGGCATGCAGGGGCGGGCCGGAGGGTTCGCTGTCGCGGTTGCTCCGGGCCGCCCAGGCGACCCGCAGGGAGAGTACCGCGGCGATCAGGAAGAGGACGCCTTCAACCGTGAAGACCGTGGCGTACGCCGTGATGGAGGTGTCGAAGATGCTGCGCGCCAGATCGACAGCGGCCGTGCCAAGGAAGCCGCCCAGGCCGAAGGCGATCGCCTGCGCCGCGCCCCACAGGCCCATGCGCACGCCCTCGCGCTTTTCGCGCCCGGAACTGGCATGCGCCATCATCGCGCTGATCGCCGCAACGGCGAAGATGCCGTTGGCCAGGCCAAGCGCGAAGACGTTGCTCCACAGCGGCCAAGACGCGCCGACGAACGCGCCGACCGACAGGCCGATGAGCGCCGCGGCCGACGCGATGCAGCCGGCAACCGTCCACTGGCGCATGCTGGCAGCATCGCGGTGGCCAATGAGCGTCGCGCCCACGCCGATGAGCAGCATCCCTACGAGCACGCCCGCGTGCTGGACGCCCGAAAGCTGGGTCGATTGCCCCGGCGTGAAGTCGAAGACGAGGCCCGCGAACGGTTCCAGGATCAGGTCCTGCGCGCTGTAAGCCAGCATGGATACGAAGACGAAGACGGTGAAGCGCCGCGCGGTCGGTTCGCCCCAGACCTCCTTGAGGGCCTGCATGAAGGGCGGTTTCGATTCGGATTGTCCGGTTTCGGTTGGCTCTGACGCGGACGGTGCCCGCTCCACGCCCCAGACAGCGAGGATGGTGAGGAAGAAAGCCGTCGCGCACACGCCCGCCGCCACGGCGACCAGGCGCTCATGCGAATAGGGATCGAGGAAGCTGCCGGCGATCCCCGCCGTTACGACAAAACCGGCGATCATCATGATCCAGACCAGCGAGGCGGCCGCCGGCCGACGACCCGACGCGGTTCGCGTCGCCAGCAGGACGAGCAGCGAAGTACCGGCCGCGCCGACGCCCACGCCGATCGCGGTGAAAGCGATGACGGAACAGACAATCCCGAGCGTCGGCGAGACAGCCATCAGCGCGGTCGATGCAGCGGCCCCCAATCCTCCGAGGGCGAGAATGGCCATCCCGCCAATGATCCAGGGCGTACGCCGCCCGCCAGCATCCGAACCGTAGCCCCAGCGCGGGCGCAGCAGCTGAATGGCGTAATGCAACGCGACGAGGGCGCCGGGCAGCATGGCCGCGAACTGAAGCTCCACCACCATGACGCGGTTGAGCGTTGATGTCGTCAGCACCACGATCGCTCCGAGCGCGGTCTGCACGAGACCCAGCCGAACGATCTCGAACCAACTCAGCGGTTTCGCGGTCATGCTTGCTCCATCAGGACGGCGCCCACGGCGAAGGCGCTGATCAACATGCCGAGTACGTAAAGCGTCGTTCCCGTCGCGTTGTACCACGGGGCATTCTTGCGCGGGTCGCGCAGCAGGCGGCGCATCAGGAAGAACTGGACAATGAGTAGCGCGGTGACGCCTGCGGCGTGATAAGGCGTGCCCCAGGCGAACAGCAGGCCAATGACGACGACCTGCGGCAGAGCCATGACCACGCAGGCGAGCTTTGCCGCGCGGTCTGCGCCAAGCTGGACGGGGAGCGAGCGCACGCCCATCTCGCGGTCGCCTTCTATAGCCTTGAAATCGTTCAGGGTCATGATCCCGTGCGCCCCGAAGCTGTAGAGCCCGGCAAGCATGACGATCTTCCAGTCCGGCAGCACCGCTGTCAGCACCGCCGCGCCGGTGAACCAGGCAAGGCCTTCATAAGAAAGCGCCACGGCAGCGTTGCCCCACCAGCCGTTCTGCTTCAGACGAAGCGGCGGCATGCTGTAGGCCCAGGCGAGGCTCAAGCCGGCAACGGCGGCCGCGAATACCCAAGGGCCGAGCGCAGCGGCGACAGCAAGCGAAATCAACGTGCCGGCAATAGCGATGTACAGCCCCCACATGCCGGGGATGCGGCCCGACGGGATCGGTCGGTCCGGCTCGTTGATGGCGTCGACATGCCGGTCGAACCAGTCATTGACCGCCTGGCTGGTGCCACAGACAAGCGGCCCCGCAAGTACGACGCCAGCCGCAATCACCGGCAGGCTCGCCCAATCCGCAGCGCCGGACGAAACGACGCCACAGCCGAACGCCCACATCGGCGCGAACCATGTGATGGGCTTCAACAGCTCC from Dichotomicrobium thermohalophilum carries:
- a CDS encoding BCD family MFS transporter; the protein is MTAKPLSWFEIVRLGLVQTALGAIVVLTTSTLNRVMVVELQFAAMLPGALVALHYAIQLLRPRWGYGSDAGGRRTPWIIGGMAILALGGLGAAASTALMAVSPTLGIVCSVIAFTAIGVGVGAAGTSLLVLLATRTASGRRPAAASLVWIMMIAGFVVTAGIAGSFLDPYSHERLVAVAAGVCATAFFLTILAVWGVERAPSASEPTETGQSESKPPFMQALKEVWGEPTARRFTVFVFVSMLAYSAQDLILEPFAGLVFDFTPGQSTQLSGVQHAGVLVGMLLIGVGATLIGHRDAASMRQWTVAGCIASAAALIGLSVGAFVGASWPLWSNVFALGLANGIFAVAAISAMMAHASSGREKREGVRMGLWGAAQAIAFGLGGFLGTAAVDLARSIFDTSITAYATVFTVEGVLFLIAAVLSLRVAWAARSNRDSEPSGPPLHAFAAGEGYLADASGR
- a CDS encoding geranylgeranyl diphosphate reductase, which translates into the protein MSECQTFDVVVVGGGPAGATAANDLARDGYSVALIDRGGRIKPCGGAIPPKLLRDFAIPEHLMVARATTARMVAPSKKAVDMDIGGFVGMVDREEFDEWLRDRAARNGATRFTGSFKQITREGDGYATVHFAPKGALNDARETVRARLVIGADGARSAVAKQEVTGGENNKCVFAYHEIVRSPANGENFDGSRCDVYYQGEVSPDFYGWIFPHGKCTSVGVGSAQKGFSLRGATASLRQKSGLEGVETIRCEGAPIPLQPLKRWDNGQDVLLVGDAAGVVAPASGEGIFYAMTCGRRAAETAGVFVRTGDARVLRQARKRFMKEHGMVFRILGIMQHFWYRDDGRRERFVNICADRDVQRLTWQAYMNKKLVRANPIAHVRIFFKDMAHLLRIVNP
- the chlG gene encoding chlorophyll synthase ChlG — its product is MSGSVNSKVAPRPAQRPAPAAVLELLKPITWFAPMWAFGCGVVSSGAADWASLPVIAAGVVLAGPLVCGTSQAVNDWFDRHVDAINEPDRPIPSGRIPGMWGLYIAIAGTLISLAVAAALGPWVFAAAVAGLSLAWAYSMPPLRLKQNGWWGNAAVALSYEGLAWFTGAAVLTAVLPDWKIVMLAGLYSFGAHGIMTLNDFKAIEGDREMGVRSLPVQLGADRAAKLACVVMALPQVVVIGLLFAWGTPYHAAGVTALLIVQFFLMRRLLRDPRKNAPWYNATGTTLYVLGMLISAFAVGAVLMEQA
- a CDS encoding TspO/MBR family protein, which translates into the protein MTDRATRMSALWTQVLAAGAAAVVVAVLGSTMTDIGPWYQSLEKPSFQPPDWAFGPAWTIIFALAALAGVTAWRAADGVSREWIIGLFALNGTLNVLWTVLFFRLQRPDWALIEVVFLWLSVLALLVYLGRFSKLAGALIVPYLLWVAFAGVVNYQIVQLNGPF
- a CDS encoding penicillin-binding protein 1A: MPFNLSVQPPRRPKRRKSIMLRLFGFMFTAGVIVFLAASAIAAYILWQFSQDLPDYEALANYEPKVMTRLHANDGRLIAEYAREERLYVPVETVPDVAIHAFLSAEDKNFFEHGGIDIPAIMRAVVTNIRNYMNNRRLVGASTITQQVAKNFLLSNERSLERKIKEAMLAIRMERAFDKGKILELYLNEIYFGMGSYGIAAASLNYFGKELHELQVHEAAYLAALPKAPNNYHPFRDTERAIARRNWVIDQMRENGYISAEQAEAAKARGLEVNPRPFRGNVFAGEYFAEEVRRTLVARYGEEGLYGGGLSVRTTLDPELQVLARKALREGLVAYDRRHGYRGPVDTMDPSGDWGRKLAEKDVLGDIEPWRMAVVLEVTDDQAVAGLRPRRTKTGELEEKRRTVTVPFSEIEWAREQVMRNQVPTRGPKVSSAKDVLSVGDVVYLAPPRVTGESADAEENLAEVKEIAGFRVRPGAEDGWRLMQVPEVGGALTVMDPHTGRVLAHVGGFSFDKSQFDRGIQALRQPGSAFKPFVYAAALDNGYTPSSIVLDAPIAIEQPGEQGLWRPKNYGDKFYGPSTLRLGVEKSRNLMTVRLAQDVGMPIIREYARRFGIYDDLMPVLSMALGAGETSLMRMVAGYSMLVNGGNKITPTMIDRIQNRYGETIWRHDQRDCIGCQAEAWLGQQEPELIDNRERVIDAMTAYQMVSILEGVVKRGTGYRAKKIGKPVAGKTGTTNDEKDAWFIGFTPDLAAGVFVGFDTPRPMGRGETGGGVASPIFTDFMQMALKDKPAVPFRAPEGIKLIRVNAKTGLRAQPDDENVIMEAFKPGNEPPDPFSYVGYPSAFAPGAEGEGARPEAGGLY
- the prfB gene encoding peptide chain release factor 2 (programmed frameshift), translating into MRAEAQAVVDDIRESLALIRRHLDWDAAQERLNELNAEVENPELWNDAERAQKIMRERQTLESALNTYASLEQRLRDNIELIEMAEAEGEDEVISDAQAALETLRQDVQKQEVEALLSGEADANDCYVEIHSGAGGTESQDWAQMLMRMYMRWAESRGYKVEVVEYQDGEEAGIKSATLQVQGHNAYGWLKTESGVHRLVRISPFDSNARRHTSFASVWTYPVIDDNIEIEVNESDCRIDTYRASGAGGQHVNTTDSAVRITHQPTGIVVQCQNERSQHKNRAAAWAMLRSRLYEMELQKREEAAHAESASKTDIGWGHQIRSYVLQPYQLVKDLRTGLENTNPSAVLDGEITPFIEAALAQRVKGGAEAETAEAE
- a CDS encoding N-acetylmuramoyl-L-alanine amidase, whose protein sequence is MRRFGLRAANIAPIRALQQLSGTCLAALVLFSCLAAGALADPVAKDARVGGDLRKTRFVADLSKPVDFRVFTLANPYRVVVDLPEVNFQMPPKLGTEGRGLISAFRYGLFSPGKSRIVIDVVKPVAVEKAFVQEAANGNPARLVIDLAAITSKEFAKRTGEMTIVGEPPQQRQQRSQPDPFDKTERDQRKAKPVVVLDPGHGGVDPGAIGKGGTMEKEVVLAFARTFKKKLDAIGKFDVFLTREDDIFIPLAERVDIAHHHNADLFISIHADALADRYAKLVRGATIYTLSEEASDEQARLLAAKENSADLIAGMQLDEAQDEVSMILLDLMRRETKNYSIAFGRTMLTKLKGHMVLNKKPMRSADFRVLRAPDIPSVLLELGYLTNPKDEKLLKSAEWRGQVAERMARAVEAFFSQREVRLPY